From Pseudomonas sp. CCI4.2, one genomic window encodes:
- a CDS encoding amino acid ABC transporter permease → MNYNWDWGVFLKSTGIGNEIYLDWYLTGLGWTIAIAVVAWIIALLLGSVLGVMRTVPNRWVSGIATVYVEIFRNVPLLVQLFIWYFLVPDLLPANLQEWYKQDLNPTTSAFLSVVVCLGLFTAARVCEQVRTGIQALPRGQESAARAMGFKLPQIYWNVLLPQAYRIIIPPLTSEFLNVFKNSSVASLIGLMELLAQTKQTAEFSANLFEAFTLATLIYFTLNMSLMLLMRLIEKKVAVPGLISLGGK, encoded by the coding sequence ATGAATTACAACTGGGACTGGGGCGTATTCCTCAAGTCCACCGGCATCGGCAACGAGATCTACCTGGACTGGTACCTGACCGGCCTGGGTTGGACCATCGCAATTGCCGTCGTCGCCTGGATAATCGCGCTGTTGCTGGGCTCTGTGCTCGGCGTCATGCGAACTGTGCCGAACCGTTGGGTATCGGGCATTGCCACGGTTTACGTGGAAATTTTCCGCAACGTTCCGCTGCTGGTGCAGCTGTTTATCTGGTACTTCCTGGTGCCGGATCTGCTGCCTGCCAATCTGCAGGAATGGTACAAGCAGGACTTGAACCCAACGACCTCGGCTTTTCTGAGCGTCGTGGTGTGTTTGGGTCTGTTCACTGCTGCACGGGTTTGCGAACAAGTGCGCACCGGCATTCAAGCGTTGCCCCGTGGCCAGGAGTCCGCTGCCAGGGCCATGGGTTTCAAGCTGCCACAGATCTACTGGAATGTGCTGCTGCCCCAGGCTTACCGCATCATCATTCCGCCGCTGACCTCTGAATTCCTGAACGTGTTCAAAAACTCGTCTGTGGCTTCGTTGATCGGCCTGATGGAGCTGCTCGCGCAGACCAAGCAGACCGCCGAGTTCTCGGCCAACTTGTTCGAAGCGTTCACCTTGGCAACCTTGATCTACTTCACCCTGAACATGAGCCTGATGCTGCTGATGCGCCTGATCGAGAAGAAAGTCGCGGTGCCCGGACTGATCTCTTTGGGGGGTAAATAA
- a CDS encoding DeoR/GlpR family transcriptional regulator, producing MNLPPRQQQILELVRERGYVSIEEMAQLFVVTPQTIRRDINQLAEMNLLRRYHGGAAYDSSIENTAYAMRADQMRDEKQRIAEAIAAQIPDHASLFINIGTTTESIARALLSHNNLKIITNNLHVASILSAKDDFEVLLAGGNVRRDGGVVGQASVDFINQFKVDFALVGISGIDEDGSLLDFDYQEVRVSQAIIANARQVILAADSSKFGRNAMVRLGPISLIDCLVTDHAPVPALMQLLTQYKIRLEVV from the coding sequence ATGAATCTGCCTCCCCGTCAGCAGCAAATTCTCGAATTGGTTCGGGAACGCGGCTACGTAAGTATCGAAGAAATGGCTCAGCTGTTTGTCGTAACCCCGCAAACCATTCGCCGAGATATCAATCAACTGGCGGAAATGAATCTGTTGCGCCGCTACCACGGCGGCGCGGCCTATGACTCAAGCATCGAGAACACGGCTTACGCCATGCGCGCGGACCAGATGCGCGACGAGAAACAGCGCATTGCCGAGGCGATCGCTGCGCAGATACCGGATCACGCCTCGCTGTTCATCAATATCGGCACCACCACCGAATCCATCGCTCGAGCGTTGTTGAGTCACAACAACCTGAAGATCATCACCAATAACTTGCACGTTGCTTCAATCCTCAGCGCCAAGGACGACTTCGAAGTCCTGTTGGCAGGCGGCAACGTACGTCGCGACGGCGGCGTGGTCGGCCAGGCCAGTGTCGACTTCATCAACCAGTTCAAAGTCGACTTCGCCTTGGTCGGCATCAGCGGCATCGATGAAGACGGCAGCCTGCTGGACTTCGATTACCAGGAAGTGCGGGTTTCCCAAGCGATCATTGCCAACGCCCGGCAGGTGATATTGGCCGCTGACTCCAGCAAATTCGGACGAAACGCCATGGTCCGCCTGGGTCCGATCAGTCTGATCGATTGCTTGGTGACCGACCACGCGCCGGTGCCCGCCCTGATGCAGTTGTTGACCCAGTACAAGATTCGACTTGAGGTGGTTTGA
- the glpK gene encoding glycerol kinase GlpK: MTDSKNKNYIIALDQGTTSSRAMIFDRDANVVSTAQSEFTQHYPQPGWVEHDPMEIFATQTACMTKALAQADLHHDQIAAIGITNQRETTVVWERDTGRPVYNAIVWQCRRSTEICQQLKRDGHEDYIRATTGLVTDPYFSGTKLKWILDNVEGSRERARKGELLFGTIDSWLIWKFTGGKVHVTDYTNASRTMLFNIHTLEWDEKMLQVLDIPREMLPEVRSSSEVYGHSKSGIPIAGIAGDQQAALFGQMCVEPGQAKNTYGTGCFLLMNTGKKAVQSAHGMLTTIACGPRGEVAYALEGAVFNGGSTIQWLRDELKLINDALDTEYFAGKVKDSHGVYLVPAFTGLGAPYWDPYARGALFGLTRGVKVDHIIRAALESIAYQTRDVLDAMQQDSGERLKSLRVDGGAVANNFLMQFQADILGTMVERPQMRETTALGAAYLAGLAIGFWGSLDELRSKAVIEHEFEPQLEDADKEKLYAGWQKAVSRTRDWEPHEENTD; the protein is encoded by the coding sequence ATGACTGACTCAAAGAATAAGAACTACATCATTGCTCTTGATCAAGGCACGACTAGCTCACGGGCGATGATTTTCGACCGCGACGCCAACGTGGTCAGTACAGCGCAAAGCGAGTTCACCCAGCATTACCCGCAACCGGGCTGGGTTGAACATGACCCCATGGAAATTTTCGCCACTCAGACCGCGTGCATGACCAAGGCGCTGGCCCAAGCGGATCTGCACCATGACCAGATCGCCGCCATCGGCATCACCAACCAACGTGAAACCACTGTGGTTTGGGAGCGCGATACCGGGCGCCCTGTGTATAACGCCATTGTCTGGCAATGCCGTCGCAGCACCGAGATTTGCCAGCAACTCAAGCGCGACGGGCACGAAGACTACATTCGTGCGACCACGGGCTTGGTCACCGACCCGTACTTCTCCGGCACCAAGCTGAAGTGGATTCTCGACAACGTTGAAGGCAGCCGCGAACGCGCCCGCAAAGGCGAGCTGTTGTTCGGCACCATTGATAGCTGGCTGATCTGGAAATTCACCGGCGGCAAGGTGCATGTCACCGATTACACCAATGCCTCGCGCACCATGCTGTTCAACATCCATACCCTGGAATGGGATGAAAAGATGTTGCAGGTGCTGGATATCCCCCGCGAGATGTTGCCTGAAGTTCGCTCGTCCTCGGAAGTCTATGGTCACAGCAAAAGCGGCATTCCTATCGCCGGTATCGCCGGTGATCAGCAGGCCGCGTTGTTCGGGCAAATGTGCGTTGAGCCGGGCCAGGCCAAAAACACTTACGGCACTGGCTGCTTCTTGCTGATGAACACCGGCAAAAAAGCCGTGCAGTCTGCCCACGGCATGCTCACCACCATCGCGTGCGGTCCTCGCGGCGAAGTTGCCTACGCGCTGGAAGGCGCTGTATTCAACGGCGGGTCGACCATTCAGTGGCTACGTGACGAACTGAAACTGATCAATGACGCGCTGGACACCGAGTATTTCGCCGGCAAGGTCAAAGACAGCCATGGTGTTTATCTCGTCCCCGCCTTTACCGGACTGGGCGCGCCGTACTGGGACCCGTATGCCCGAGGCGCACTGTTTGGCCTGACCCGTGGTGTCAAAGTCGATCACATCATTCGCGCGGCATTGGAATCCATTGCCTATCAGACACGTGACGTACTGGACGCCATGCAACAGGATTCCGGCGAACGCCTGAAGTCGCTGCGCGTGGACGGCGGCGCGGTTGCCAACAACTTTCTCATGCAGTTTCAGGCAGACATCCTGGGCACCATGGTCGAACGCCCACAAATGCGCGAAACCACCGCACTGGGTGCAGCGTACCTTGCGGGCCTGGCCATCGGTTTTTGGGGCAGCCTGGATGAGCTGCGCAGCAAAGCTGTAATTGAGCACGAATTCGAACCTCAACTCGAGGATGCCGATAAAGAGAAACTGTATGCGGGCTGGCAGAAAGCAGTAAGCCGTACCCGTGACTGGGAACCCCACGAAGAAAACACCGACTGA
- a CDS encoding amino acid ABC transporter ATP-binding protein, whose protein sequence is MISIKNINKWYGDFQVLTNCSTEVKKGEVVVVCGPSGSGKSTLIKCVNALEPFQKGDVIVDGTSIADPKTNLPKLRSRVGMVFQHFELFPHLSIVENLTIAQIKVLGRSKEEATDKGLKLLERVGLSAHANKHPGQLSGGQQQRVAIARALAMDPVVMLFDEPTSALDPEMVNEVLDVMVQLAQEGMTMMCVTHEMGFARKVANRVIFMDQGSIVEDCEKEEFFGDVTARSERAQQFLAKILQH, encoded by the coding sequence ATGATTTCCATCAAAAATATCAACAAGTGGTATGGCGACTTTCAGGTGCTCACCAATTGCAGCACCGAAGTCAAAAAAGGTGAAGTAGTGGTGGTTTGCGGTCCTTCGGGCTCTGGCAAATCGACGCTGATCAAGTGCGTGAACGCGCTGGAACCGTTCCAGAAAGGTGACGTGATTGTCGACGGCACCTCCATCGCCGACCCAAAGACCAACCTGCCAAAACTGCGTTCTCGGGTCGGCATGGTGTTCCAGCATTTCGAGCTGTTCCCGCACCTGTCCATCGTTGAAAACCTGACCATCGCCCAGATTAAAGTCCTCGGCCGCAGCAAAGAAGAAGCCACCGATAAAGGCCTGAAACTGTTGGAACGGGTCGGTCTGTCGGCCCACGCCAATAAGCATCCGGGACAACTGTCTGGCGGCCAACAACAGCGCGTGGCGATTGCCCGTGCGTTGGCCATGGATCCGGTAGTGATGCTGTTCGACGAACCCACCTCGGCGCTTGACCCGGAAATGGTCAACGAAGTGCTCGACGTCATGGTGCAATTGGCCCAAGAAGGGATGACCATGATGTGCGTAACCCACGAAATGGGCTTCGCCCGTAAAGTGGCTAACCGAGTAATCTTCATGGACCAAGGGTCAATTGTCGAAGATTGTGAAAAAGAAGAATTCTTTGGGGATGTGACCGCTCGCTCCGAGCGTGCCCAGCAATTCCTCGCCAAGATTCTGCAGCACTAA
- a CDS encoding sensor histidine kinase, which translates to MKCDPESYRAPPPSLAVKPRLIRHLFIPPLIMLLMVALGYVSYLVSERNGVKALSENGQRQLELHARTVESEINRYTYLPSVLELESSVSRLLNDPTPELRQNVNDYLEGLNRRSRSRAIYVLDTTGRVLATSNWRDADSYLGEDLSFRAYFQDAVRGLPGRFYGIGTTTGEPGYYLAHGLEEQGKIIGVAVIKVRLEALEERWQRARLEAYVTDENGIIILSSDPARRLKSVRPLTPEIKERLARSLQYYWWPLNELVPLAREPLTEGTEKLTFPANSSVDHEHTQVSYLAQTTQLADTPWHLTLLTPLEELQSEAARQGMLVAVACALVAFLLIAWNERRKVIATRLAAREALQAANDELERKIAERTADLRASNERLKSQIRERRQAEDTLRRAQDELVQAGKLAAIGQMSTSIAHELNQPLAALRTLSGNTVRFIERGALDTASTNLRTINDLVDRMGRITASLRAFARRGDDQGQASLGLAVAAALQILGGRLENFHLQLHEHYDNVALKIDQTRLEQILVNLMGNALDAMHGKPQPELWLEGEMADGRYRLFVRDNGHGIDSEARKHLFEPFFTTKPGDHGLGLGLTLSASLAAAAGGTLSAEHPLSGGTTFVLSLPLLTVPKPRGAQLI; encoded by the coding sequence ATGAAATGCGACCCCGAATCCTATCGCGCGCCCCCGCCATCACTTGCCGTGAAACCCCGCCTGATACGCCATCTGTTCATTCCCCCGCTGATCATGCTGCTGATGGTCGCGCTGGGCTACGTCAGCTATCTGGTCAGTGAGCGCAATGGCGTAAAAGCCCTGAGTGAAAATGGCCAGCGTCAGCTGGAGCTTCACGCCCGCACGGTCGAAAGCGAAATCAACCGCTACACCTACTTGCCGAGCGTGCTCGAACTCGAGTCCAGCGTTTCACGCCTGCTCAATGACCCGACGCCGGAACTCCGCCAGAACGTCAATGACTACCTCGAAGGGCTAAATCGCCGCAGCCGCAGTCGGGCGATTTACGTGCTCGACACCACCGGCCGAGTACTCGCCACCAGCAACTGGCGCGACGCCGACAGCTATCTGGGGGAAGACCTGTCGTTCCGTGCTTATTTTCAGGATGCCGTGCGCGGTCTGCCGGGGCGTTTTTACGGAATCGGCACTACCACTGGCGAGCCAGGTTATTACCTGGCCCACGGGTTGGAAGAGCAAGGCAAAATCATCGGAGTGGCAGTGATCAAGGTTCGCCTCGAAGCACTGGAAGAACGCTGGCAGCGCGCGCGCCTGGAGGCCTATGTCACCGACGAGAACGGCATCATTATCCTGTCGAGCGATCCGGCGCGCAGGCTCAAGTCGGTTCGCCCGCTGACGCCTGAAATCAAAGAGCGCCTTGCCCGCAGCCTGCAATATTACTGGTGGCCGCTCAACGAACTGGTGCCATTGGCCCGGGAGCCGCTGACCGAAGGGACGGAGAAACTGACCTTCCCTGCCAACAGCAGCGTCGATCACGAGCACACCCAGGTCAGTTACCTGGCACAGACTACTCAACTGGCCGACACGCCTTGGCACTTGACCTTGCTGACGCCGCTGGAAGAGTTGCAAAGCGAAGCCGCACGCCAAGGGATGTTGGTGGCGGTGGCCTGTGCGCTGGTGGCGTTTTTGCTGATTGCATGGAACGAGCGGCGCAAAGTCATCGCCACCCGGCTTGCTGCCCGCGAAGCGCTGCAAGCCGCCAATGACGAACTTGAACGCAAGATCGCCGAACGCACGGCGGATTTGCGCGCCAGTAACGAACGTCTGAAAAGTCAGATTCGGGAGCGACGCCAAGCGGAAGACACCTTGCGCCGAGCTCAGGATGAACTGGTCCAGGCCGGCAAACTGGCGGCCATCGGCCAGATGTCCACCAGCATCGCCCATGAACTCAACCAACCGTTGGCCGCCCTGCGCACCTTGTCCGGCAACACTGTTCGGTTCATTGAGCGCGGGGCTCTGGACACGGCCAGCACTAATTTGCGGACCATCAACGATCTGGTAGATCGCATGGGCCGAATAACCGCCAGCCTGCGCGCCTTCGCTCGACGCGGTGATGATCAGGGCCAAGCCTCTTTGGGCTTGGCAGTCGCCGCCGCACTGCAAATACTCGGTGGCCGGTTGGAAAATTTCCATCTGCAGCTGCATGAGCATTACGACAACGTGGCGCTGAAGATCGATCAGACGCGTCTAGAACAAATCCTGGTCAACCTGATGGGTAACGCGTTGGACGCCATGCACGGCAAACCGCAGCCTGAGTTGTGGCTGGAAGGCGAAATGGCCGACGGCCGTTACCGCCTGTTCGTGCGGGACAACGGCCACGGCATCGACTCCGAAGCACGCAAGCATTTGTTCGAACCGTTCTTTACCACCAAGCCGGGCGATCACGGTCTAGGGCTTGGATTGACCCTTTCCGCCAGTCTTGCCGCTGCGGCAGGTGGCACTCTCAGCGCGGAGCATCCACTCAGCGGCGGCACGACCTTTGTCCTCAGCCTGCCGCTGCTTACTGTTCCCAAGCCTCGTGGAGCCCAATTGATATGA
- a CDS encoding glutamate/aspartate ABC transporter substrate-binding protein: MRIVPHLLGAAIAAALISTPVFAAELTGTLKKIKESGTITLGHRDSSIPFSYLADASGVPVGYSHDIQLKIVEAIKKDLDMPDLKVKYNLVTSQTRIPLVQNGTVDVECGSTTNNAERGQQVDFSVGIFEIGTRLLSKKDSVYKDFADLKGKNVVTTAGTTSERILKAMNADKQMGMNVISAKDHGESFQMLESGRAVAFMMDDALLAGEMAKARTPADWAVTGVPQSYEIYGCMVRKEDAPFKKAVDDAIKATFASGEINTIYNKWFTQPIPPKGLNLMFPMSDQLKALIATPTDKPAPDVKI; this comes from the coding sequence ATGCGCATCGTTCCCCATCTTTTGGGCGCAGCAATCGCTGCCGCTCTGATTAGCACTCCAGTTTTCGCTGCCGAACTCACAGGCACACTGAAGAAAATCAAAGAGTCCGGCACCATCACCCTCGGACACCGTGATAGCTCGATTCCTTTTTCATATTTGGCGGATGCTTCCGGCGTTCCGGTTGGCTACTCCCACGATATCCAACTGAAAATCGTTGAAGCCATCAAGAAAGACCTGGACATGCCGGACCTGAAGGTCAAGTACAACCTGGTCACGTCGCAAACCCGTATCCCGCTGGTGCAGAACGGCACGGTGGACGTTGAATGTGGTTCCACTACCAACAACGCTGAACGCGGGCAACAGGTCGACTTCTCGGTCGGGATTTTCGAAATCGGCACGCGCCTGTTGTCGAAAAAAGACTCCGTCTATAAGGACTTCGCTGACCTTAAAGGCAAGAACGTCGTGACCACTGCGGGCACCACGTCCGAGCGCATCCTCAAAGCAATGAACGCTGACAAGCAGATGGGCATGAATGTGATCTCCGCTAAAGACCACGGCGAATCGTTCCAGATGCTGGAATCCGGTCGTGCTGTCGCGTTCATGATGGATGACGCCCTGCTCGCCGGTGAAATGGCCAAAGCCCGGACGCCCGCTGATTGGGCGGTGACCGGTGTGCCGCAATCATACGAAATCTACGGCTGCATGGTCCGCAAAGAAGACGCCCCGTTCAAGAAAGCCGTGGATGACGCCATTAAGGCCACCTTCGCTTCTGGCGAAATCAACACCATTTACAACAAGTGGTTCACTCAGCCGATCCCGCCTAAGGGCTTGAACCTGATGTTCCCGATGAGCGACCAACTCAAAGCGCTGATCGCCACCCCTACCGACAAGCCAGCTCCAGACGTAAAAATCTAA
- a CDS encoding IS3 family transposase (programmed frameshift) has product MSKRYDEDFKDWVVLQMMPPLNRSVAELAGTLNLLPKSLRAWRQMARDKGSIVPGNGKTSYQWSSADKFNAVMETAPLSEVEISQYCRIKGIYPEQIQEWRVMCQNANTVVDLDPNGVKSAEQRRIKVLERKLLKSDAGLAEAVALLGTQKKSQCDLGRGQGRMINASDRMHAMKLIAEAVIGGSRRFRACNELGLSLRTVQRWKHADCDGRSLTQRAPPSNKLSEVERQAVLDAANKDGYASLTPHQIVPKLADEGIYLASESTFYRVLKAANQNVRRGRAKAPKRRVLTTHRADGPNQVWCWDITWLPSTVRGRFFYWYMVKDVYSRKLVANEVHDVESSEHACELLRKGCLREHTAGNPLVLHSDNGCIMRGTLLRESMVALGVEPSFSRPRVSNDNAYAEALFRTAKYCPLWPDQQFDNLNEARLWVQQFVEWYNEDHRHSALKYVTPNERHDGKSTALLQAREILYENAKAENPSRWSTRTRNWKLSDEVYLNPERPDVRAARA; this is encoded by the exons ATGTCCAAGCGTTATGACGAAGACTTCAAAGACTGGGTTGTTCTGCAAATGATGCCACCGCTCAATCGTTCTGTTGCAGAGCTTGCGGGCACGCTCAATCTCCTTCCGAAGTCGCTACGAGCATGGAGACAAATGGCTAGAGATAAAGGTTCGATTGTTCCCGGGAACGGGAAGACCAGCTACCAATGGTCCAGCGCTGATAAGTTTAACGCGGTCATGGAAACTGCACCGTTGAGCGAGGTGGAGATCTCTCAATACTGTCGAATTAAAGGCATCTACCCTGAACAAATCCAGGAATGGAGGGTGATGTGCCAAAACGCCAATACGGTGGTAGACCTGGACCCCAATGGGGTCAAAAGCGCCGAACAACGACGTATCAAGGTACTTGAGCGTAAATTGCTCAAGTCCGATGCCGGACTTGCGGAGGCAGTGGCGTTGCTGG GAACTCAGAAAAAAAGCCAATGCGATTTGGGGCGAGGACAAGGAAGAATGATCAACGCCTCTGATCGCATGCACGCGATGAAACTGATAGCAGAAGCGGTAATAGGAGGCTCCCGGCGGTTTAGGGCCTGTAACGAGTTAGGGCTAAGCCTGCGCACCGTTCAACGCTGGAAACACGCTGACTGTGATGGACGATCGTTAACTCAAAGGGCGCCTCCGTCGAACAAGCTTAGTGAGGTCGAGCGTCAGGCGGTACTTGATGCCGCCAATAAGGACGGCTACGCCAGCCTTACCCCGCATCAAATTGTTCCCAAGCTCGCAGACGAGGGTATCTACCTTGCATCGGAGTCGACGTTTTACCGCGTATTGAAAGCCGCTAATCAAAACGTGCGACGTGGCCGTGCCAAAGCCCCCAAACGTCGCGTACTGACGACGCATCGCGCTGACGGACCTAACCAGGTCTGGTGTTGGGATATCACTTGGCTGCCGAGTACGGTTAGAGGTCGTTTCTTCTACTGGTACATGGTCAAAGACGTTTACAGCCGAAAGCTGGTCGCTAATGAAGTGCATGATGTGGAGAGCTCTGAGCACGCGTGTGAATTGCTCAGAAAGGGATGCTTACGTGAGCACACGGCAGGTAATCCGCTGGTTCTGCACTCGGATAACGGCTGCATCATGAGAGGCACGTTATTACGCGAAAGCATGGTTGCACTAGGTGTTGAGCCGTCCTTTAGCAGGCCTCGTGTTAGCAACGATAACGCTTATGCTGAAGCGCTTTTTCGTACTGCGAAGTACTGTCCGCTCTGGCCAGACCAGCAGTTTGATAACCTCAACGAGGCAAGGCTTTGGGTGCAACAGTTCGTCGAGTGGTACAACGAGGATCATCGCCACAGCGCCCTGAAGTACGTGACGCCTAACGAGCGTCACGACGGCAAATCAACAGCATTGCTACAGGCTAGAGAAATACTTTATGAAAATGCCAAAGCAGAGAATCCAAGCCGCTGGAGTACTCGTACACGTAACTGGAAGCTCTCTGACGAGGTGTACTTAAACCCAGAGCGGCCTGATGTTAGAGCGGCAAGGGCCTAA
- a CDS encoding amino acid ABC transporter permease, translating into MMDFSGIIPALPGMWNGMIMTLQLMVLGVIGGVALGTILALMRLSSSKLAARFAGAYVNYFRSIPLLLVITWFYLAVPFVLRWITGQDTPIGAFTSCLIAFMMFEAAYFCEIVRAGVQAIPKGQMGAAQALGMNYGQMMRLIILPQAFRKMTPLLLQQSIILFQDTSLVYTVGLVDFLNASRSSGDIIGRSNEFLIFAGLVYFVISFAASQLVKRLQKRFAV; encoded by the coding sequence ATAATGGATTTCAGTGGAATTATTCCCGCGCTGCCTGGCATGTGGAACGGCATGATCATGACCCTGCAGCTGATGGTGCTGGGGGTTATTGGTGGTGTTGCGCTGGGCACGATTCTGGCGCTGATGCGGTTATCGTCAAGCAAACTGGCGGCGCGATTCGCCGGCGCTTACGTAAACTACTTTCGCTCGATCCCGCTGCTGTTGGTGATCACTTGGTTTTATCTGGCCGTGCCGTTCGTGCTGCGCTGGATCACCGGCCAAGACACCCCCATCGGCGCGTTCACCTCATGCTTAATCGCTTTCATGATGTTCGAGGCCGCGTACTTCTGCGAAATCGTTCGGGCCGGGGTTCAAGCCATTCCCAAGGGACAAATGGGTGCAGCCCAGGCGCTAGGCATGAACTACGGGCAAATGATGCGTTTGATCATCCTGCCTCAGGCGTTTCGCAAGATGACCCCGCTGCTGTTGCAGCAGAGCATCATCTTGTTTCAGGACACCTCGCTGGTTTACACCGTTGGCTTGGTCGATTTCCTGAACGCCTCACGCTCCAGTGGCGACATCATTGGCCGCTCCAATGAGTTCCTGATCTTCGCCGGTCTGGTGTATTTCGTGATCAGCTTTGCCGCCTCGCAGCTGGTGAAGCGTCTGCAAAAAAGGTTCGCCGTATGA
- the glpD gene encoding glycerol-3-phosphate dehydrogenase has protein sequence MPNSSLPVLPPSEAYDIAVIGGGINGVGIAADAAGRGLSVFLCEKDDLASHTSSASSKLIHGGLRYLEHYEFRLVRESLAEREVLLAKAPHIVKPMRFVLPHRPHLRPAWMIRAGLFLYDHLGKREKLPASRSLRFGADSPLNASITRGFEYSDCWVDDARLVVLNAMAARENGAHVHTQTRCINARRSKGLWLLNMQRADGSLFSIQAKALVNAAGPWVAKFIRDDLKLTSPYGIRLIQGSHLIVPRLYDGENAFILQNEDQRIVFAIPYLERFTIIGTTDREYQGDPSAVSITEGEIDYLLNVVNEHFKKQLSRSDILRTYSGVRPLCNDESDNPSAITRDYTLSLSGSKEEAPILSVFGGKLTTYRKLAESALAELAPFFPQMKPKWTATASLPGGEDMGSLQALTNELRTRFDWLPTEVARRWARTYGTRSWRLVEGVQTLANMGEHLGGGLYTREVDYLCSEEWALSAQDILWRRSKLGLFTTPEEQQRVQTYLNTVARHKTSIEAA, from the coding sequence ATGCCCAACTCTTCCTTGCCCGTGCTACCGCCTTCCGAGGCTTACGACATCGCCGTGATTGGTGGTGGGATCAATGGTGTCGGGATTGCGGCAGACGCAGCCGGTCGCGGTTTGTCAGTGTTCCTTTGCGAAAAAGATGACTTGGCCAGCCATACCTCCTCGGCCAGCAGCAAGCTGATCCACGGGGGCCTGCGCTACCTTGAGCATTACGAATTCCGCCTGGTGCGCGAATCCCTCGCCGAGCGTGAAGTGTTGTTGGCTAAAGCCCCGCACATCGTCAAGCCGATGCGCTTCGTGCTGCCACATCGTCCGCACTTGCGCCCGGCGTGGATGATCCGTGCCGGGCTGTTTCTGTATGATCACTTGGGTAAGCGGGAAAAGCTGCCAGCCTCGCGCAGCCTGCGTTTTGGCGCCGACAGTCCGCTCAACGCCAGCATCACCCGGGGCTTTGAATACTCTGACTGCTGGGTCGATGACGCGCGGCTTGTGGTGCTCAACGCCATGGCCGCCCGGGAAAACGGCGCGCATGTTCATACGCAAACCCGTTGTATCAATGCCCGTCGCAGCAAAGGTCTGTGGCTCCTGAATATGCAGCGGGCCGATGGCAGTCTGTTTTCAATTCAAGCCAAAGCGCTGGTTAACGCGGCAGGGCCCTGGGTTGCCAAGTTCATTCGCGACGACTTGAAACTTACGTCGCCGTACGGCATTCGCCTGATTCAGGGCAGCCATTTGATCGTGCCCCGCCTGTACGACGGCGAAAACGCGTTCATCCTGCAAAACGAAGATCAGCGTATCGTTTTCGCGATTCCGTACTTGGAACGCTTTACGATCATTGGCACCACTGACCGCGAATACCAAGGCGATCCAAGCGCGGTGTCCATCACCGAGGGGGAGATCGATTACCTGCTTAATGTGGTCAATGAGCACTTCAAAAAGCAGCTGAGCCGCAGCGATATCCTGCGCACCTACTCCGGTGTTCGTCCGCTGTGTAACGACGAGTCTGACAACCCGTCAGCGATCACACGTGACTACACCCTGTCGCTGTCGGGCAGTAAGGAAGAGGCACCGATTCTCTCGGTGTTTGGCGGCAAGTTGACCACCTACCGCAAGCTGGCCGAGTCGGCCCTGGCGGAACTTGCACCGTTCTTCCCGCAGATGAAACCCAAATGGACGGCCACTGCCAGCCTGCCAGGGGGTGAAGACATGGGTTCACTCCAAGCGCTGACTAACGAATTAAGAACGCGCTTTGACTGGCTGCCCACCGAAGTCGCCCGTCGCTGGGCTCGCACCTACGGCACCCGCAGCTGGCGCTTGGTCGAAGGTGTGCAAACGCTTGCCAACATGGGCGAACACCTCGGAGGTGGGCTGTATACCCGCGAGGTTGACTACCTATGCAGCGAGGAGTGGGCCTTGAGCGCGCAAGACATCCTTTGGCGCCGCAGCAAGTTGGGCCTGTTCACTACGCCAGAAGAACAGCAGCGCGTGCAAACCTATCTCAATACCGTCGCGCGCCATAAAACCAGTATTGAAGCGGCGTAA